The uncultured Roseibium sp. genome contains a region encoding:
- a CDS encoding phosphatidylglycerophosphatase, with product MLTLSDTWMDLFGLSGLLNPTALIIGGALGWYADGAKKLWIAAFAAAALSLMVETALSFTGMPVWSQHNAGPLAMFPFRFVGGLVASAIVFMIAKRVKKA from the coding sequence ATGTTGACGCTTTCCGACACATGGATGGATCTGTTCGGGCTTTCCGGGCTGCTCAATCCGACCGCCCTGATCATTGGCGGCGCGCTGGGCTGGTATGCAGACGGCGCCAAGAAACTCTGGATCGCCGCCTTTGCCGCCGCGGCCCTGTCGCTCATGGTCGAGACCGCACTCAGCTTTACCGGCATGCCGGTCTGGTCCCAGCACAACGCCGGTCCGCTCGCCATGTTCCCCTTCCGCTTTGTCGGCGGGCTGGTGGCCTCCGCGATTGTTTTCATGATCGCGAAGCGGGTGAAAAAGGCCTGA
- a CDS encoding DUF6455 family protein, whose translation MRWVEEMNGRAGLMRRMLETIGAMDQIPEGTCVGQDIRLAVNRCICCEKAESCAQWLQDQTGKGIVRPPDMCPNAELFTKWLDHAPQDADT comes from the coding sequence ATGCGTTGGGTGGAAGAAATGAACGGGCGTGCGGGCCTGATGCGCCGCATGCTGGAAACGATCGGAGCCATGGACCAGATCCCGGAGGGCACATGTGTCGGCCAGGATATTCGGCTCGCGGTGAACCGCTGTATCTGCTGTGAAAAAGCGGAAAGCTGCGCACAGTGGCTTCAGGACCAGACCGGCAAGGGCATCGTCCGTCCGCCGGACATGTGTCCGAATGCCGAGCTGTTCACCAAGTGGCTCGACCACGCACCTCAGGACGCTGACACCTGA
- a CDS encoding flagellar hook-length control protein FliK has protein sequence MVSAIAALQASLSSGTSSTQVRLEPGTETRARVEASLPGNVLRLSVGKSTIEVRANAALPAGTELTLKVSGDPGKPQIQLVPDGKGGAQASAGQGPSTDAATAQKLVQVAAKPGLPAPPTTSSSASATSVLGDAVTAAAAGKAQAVQAQATQTQATQTQATRAQTGQTQATQSSTQTNTAQSTAPQANAGQTGSGQANGAPATSAATAQAASSAAAQAVRQTVSQVVNQTVTQAPQTGTQTALQTPVAGGGSPAPAQTTGAPAGQAASTVPAPSPGAGAQAAVQASVPAGSPPVPPFSAQAPTLPGNLQLQIVPNSQAPTTTQGQPQAPVPGLGQAPVAQSVVSPAGQSATQTVQQPVNPSGQSPAAVPAGGQGSAASVPSGPGQVVSPQAPAGGQPPLAQGAPASPPQSVPASPMPTGGTPATHTTANPAATAQVGTPQGSAPLTGALAAGASSTSFTPVSSSGATAHFVNTLSDGSGRAHATLPGNAYAGSGRSPAGQTQVSPQNRPILPELKQASETVMPKLAEQQASLSGLYAQLSAVAGGKTAANVPQPVKQVMEQILGLRLQPEAAGFSGKSVEAAVKNSGLFREAALGGGQTGQAGAQGLAQGAGQGALGGDLKSLLVNLRSLLQGLGAQAAPGRPFTQPAAPSLRRSPQGDKPSSISSAVSDGDEKSVLNRLMRDTDAALSRIRMSQMVSRGLGGDEQAHHSRAMDLTMDLPIAVNGQTAIVQMQVGRDPEGAQGDEEDGPGWRLRFALDLTETGPMEAAVSLRGGGTYVSLWVDRSETLERLKADKDTLEASFAHAGIDLKELRFLRGLPQRTEARFGAVVDRQS, from the coding sequence ATGGTGAGCGCGATTGCGGCGCTGCAGGCGTCGTTATCCTCCGGGACATCGTCCACCCAGGTTCGCCTCGAACCGGGAACGGAAACGCGTGCGCGGGTGGAGGCGAGCCTGCCGGGCAACGTGCTGCGGCTTTCCGTGGGCAAGTCCACCATCGAGGTGCGCGCCAACGCAGCGCTGCCAGCAGGCACGGAATTGACGCTCAAGGTCAGCGGCGATCCGGGCAAACCTCAGATCCAGCTTGTTCCTGACGGGAAAGGCGGCGCGCAGGCGTCTGCCGGGCAGGGGCCTTCCACTGATGCGGCGACGGCACAGAAGCTGGTTCAGGTCGCAGCAAAGCCGGGCCTGCCGGCCCCCCCGACAACGTCCTCTTCCGCGTCTGCCACATCCGTCCTGGGCGATGCGGTGACTGCTGCGGCTGCGGGCAAGGCCCAGGCGGTGCAGGCGCAGGCGACGCAAACGCAGGCAACGCAAACGCAGGCAACGCGAGCCCAGACCGGGCAGACGCAGGCGACGCAAAGCTCCACGCAGACAAATACGGCCCAATCGACAGCACCTCAGGCGAATGCGGGACAAACCGGCTCTGGGCAGGCAAACGGTGCGCCCGCGACTTCGGCCGCCACGGCACAGGCGGCAAGCAGTGCCGCCGCGCAGGCGGTGCGGCAAACCGTGAGCCAGGTGGTGAACCAGACCGTCACCCAGGCGCCCCAGACAGGAACGCAGACAGCGCTCCAGACACCGGTGGCGGGGGGCGGCAGCCCAGCACCGGCCCAAACGACGGGCGCTCCAGCGGGGCAGGCGGCGAGTACGGTACCGGCGCCGTCACCTGGTGCCGGCGCGCAGGCCGCGGTTCAGGCCTCAGTGCCCGCCGGCAGTCCGCCGGTTCCTCCCTTCAGTGCACAGGCACCCACGCTTCCGGGGAACCTGCAGCTTCAGATCGTTCCCAATTCACAAGCCCCCACGACGACACAGGGGCAGCCTCAAGCTCCGGTCCCCGGGTTGGGGCAGGCACCGGTTGCTCAATCCGTCGTGTCCCCTGCGGGGCAATCAGCCACACAGACCGTTCAGCAGCCGGTCAATCCATCGGGTCAGAGCCCGGCAGCGGTACCTGCCGGAGGGCAAGGCTCGGCCGCCTCCGTGCCGTCCGGTCCGGGACAGGTGGTGTCACCGCAAGCCCCGGCAGGTGGACAGCCGCCGCTGGCGCAGGGTGCGCCGGCGTCGCCCCCGCAATCGGTGCCGGCAAGTCCGATGCCGACCGGTGGGACACCGGCAACGCATACGACCGCAAATCCGGCGGCAACCGCACAGGTGGGAACACCGCAGGGCTCTGCGCCTCTCACCGGGGCACTGGCCGCCGGAGCGTCTTCGACGTCCTTCACGCCGGTGTCCTCGTCCGGTGCGACCGCCCATTTCGTGAACACGCTTTCGGACGGTTCGGGTAGGGCCCATGCGACGCTGCCTGGCAATGCCTATGCCGGGTCCGGACGTTCGCCCGCGGGACAAACGCAGGTGTCGCCGCAGAACCGGCCGATCCTGCCGGAGTTGAAACAGGCATCCGAAACCGTGATGCCGAAGCTCGCCGAGCAGCAGGCGAGCCTGTCGGGGCTCTACGCCCAGCTGAGTGCGGTGGCGGGTGGAAAGACGGCGGCGAATGTGCCCCAGCCGGTGAAACAGGTGATGGAACAGATCCTCGGGCTTCGTCTACAGCCGGAAGCGGCCGGATTCTCCGGCAAATCGGTCGAGGCTGCGGTCAAGAATTCCGGCCTGTTCCGCGAGGCGGCACTTGGCGGTGGGCAAACGGGTCAGGCCGGGGCGCAAGGCCTCGCCCAAGGCGCAGGTCAGGGGGCTTTGGGCGGCGACCTGAAATCGTTGCTGGTCAACCTGCGCTCGTTGCTACAGGGACTGGGTGCGCAGGCCGCACCCGGCCGGCCTTTCACCCAGCCTGCTGCGCCATCGCTGCGCCGTTCGCCCCAGGGCGACAAGCCTTCAAGCATATCCTCCGCGGTTTCCGACGGTGACGAGAAGTCGGTGCTCAACCGGTTGATGCGGGATACCGATGCGGCCCTGTCGCGGATCCGCATGTCGCAAATGGTGAGCCGGGGGCTCGGGGGCGATGAACAGGCCCACCACAGCCGGGCGATGGACCTGACCATGGACCTGCCGATTGCGGTCAATGGCCAGACGGCCATCGTGCAGATGCAGGTGGGTCGGGATCCTGAAGGGGCACAAGGCGATGAAGAAGACGGACCGGGCTGGCGGCTGCGCTTTGCTCTTGACCTTACGGAAACCGGGCCCATGGAGGCGGCGGTCAGCCTGCGCGGCGGTGGCACTTATGTCAGTCTGTGGGTCGACCGGAGTGAGACGCTGGAGCGGCTCAAGGCCGACAAGGATACGCTGGAGGCGAGTTTCGCCCACGCGGGGATCGACCTGAAGGAACTGCGCTTCCTGCGTGGCTTGCCGCAACGGACGGAAGCGCGGTTCGGAGCGGTGGTGGACCGCCAGTCTTGA
- a CDS encoding EscU/YscU/HrcU family type III secretion system export apparatus switch protein, translating into MKKPKPQRPVRPGEKVAVALTYEDGSAPVVAAKGTGSVAERIEEIAKESGVPIEHNPMMAEALSQIELDQEIPTELYQAVAVLIGYIIRTGKAEHPPE; encoded by the coding sequence ATGAAGAAACCCAAGCCGCAAAGACCGGTCCGGCCGGGCGAGAAGGTCGCCGTCGCGCTGACCTATGAAGACGGCTCTGCGCCGGTCGTCGCTGCCAAGGGAACCGGGAGCGTCGCCGAGCGCATTGAGGAGATCGCAAAGGAAAGCGGCGTGCCCATCGAGCACAACCCGATGATGGCCGAGGCGCTGTCGCAGATCGAGCTCGACCAGGAAATCCCGACCGAACTCTACCAGGCCGTCGCCGTCCTCATCGGCTATATCATCCGCACCGGCAAGGCGGAGCATCCGCCAGAGTAG
- a CDS encoding type II toxin-antitoxin system RelB/DinJ family antitoxin, producing the protein MAANDYVRARIDPVLKEDAAAVLDSLGLTISDVMRMMLTRIAREKALPIELTRPNAETLAAIEEARALKLARGKRFNTTEELFNSLEAAEGGK; encoded by the coding sequence GTGGCTGCCAATGATTATGTCCGCGCCCGCATCGACCCGGTTCTCAAGGAAGATGCTGCCGCTGTTTTGGACAGTTTGGGACTTACGATCTCGGATGTGATGCGCATGATGCTGACGAGGATTGCCCGTGAAAAAGCGCTTCCGATAGAATTGACGCGGCCCAATGCAGAGACTCTCGCCGCAATAGAAGAAGCGAGAGCGCTTAAATTGGCTCGTGGCAAGCGTTTCAATACGACCGAAGAGCTTTTCAATTCTCTCGAGGCCGCTGAAGGTGGCAAATAA
- a CDS encoding type II toxin-antitoxin system YafQ family toxin, with the protein MANKRKRAKPASSKRASLPRCSDHTKQFLKDWKRLSDSGRFDMLKLKEVMGLIVSNNGPLPPEWKDHELTGEWKEHRECHVGGDFLLIYTLDEKQNFVVFTRAGTHAELFR; encoded by the coding sequence GTGGCAAATAAACGGAAACGAGCGAAGCCAGCGTCATCAAAGCGGGCTTCGCTTCCTCGATGTTCGGATCATACGAAACAGTTTTTGAAAGACTGGAAACGCCTTTCGGATTCCGGCCGCTTTGACATGCTGAAATTAAAAGAAGTCATGGGCCTTATCGTTTCAAATAATGGACCCCTTCCTCCTGAATGGAAAGATCATGAGCTGACGGGCGAATGGAAGGAACACCGAGAGTGTCATGTAGGAGGTGATTTCCTTCTGATTTATACGCTCGACGAAAAGCAGAATTTTGTTGTTTTTACCAGAGCGGGGACACACGCGGAGCTGTTTAGGTAG
- the gatB gene encoding Asp-tRNA(Asn)/Glu-tRNA(Gln) amidotransferase subunit GatB, with the protein MTIVEARTPDPKKFLKGATGDWEIVIGMEVHAQVTSEAKLFSGASTEFGKDPNDNVSLVDAAMPGMLPVINEECVRQAIRTGLGLKAAINLKSVFDRKNYFYPDLPQGYQISQFKQPIVGEGKILLDMPDEQVEIGVERLHLEQDAGKSLHDQHPTMSFVDLNRSGVALMEIVSKPDLRSSDEAKAYLTKLRTILRYLGTCDGNMDQGSMRADVNVSVRRPGEGFGTRCEIKNVNSIRFVGQAIEYEARRQMGILEDGGSIDQETRLFDAVKGETRSMRSKEEAHDYRYFPDPDLLPLEFTQAYVDDLAKDLPELPDEKKDRFVNDYGLSAYDADILVAEKASADFFEEVAKGRDAKLAANWVINELFGRLNKEGHDFDDSPVSAGQLGAIIDLIKAGTISGKIAKDLFEIVWSEGGDPAEIVETRGMKQVTDLGAIEAVVDEIIAANPDKVEQAKEKPGLLGWFVGQVMKASKGKANPQAVNDLLKSKIGLE; encoded by the coding sequence ATGACGATTGTCGAGGCACGCACACCCGATCCCAAGAAATTCCTCAAGGGCGCCACCGGCGACTGGGAAATCGTGATCGGCATGGAAGTCCATGCCCAGGTGACCTCCGAGGCCAAGCTGTTTTCCGGAGCCTCCACCGAATTCGGCAAGGATCCGAACGACAATGTGAGCCTTGTGGATGCGGCCATGCCGGGCATGCTGCCGGTGATCAACGAGGAATGCGTGCGCCAGGCGATCCGCACCGGGCTTGGCCTGAAGGCTGCGATCAACCTGAAATCCGTGTTCGACCGCAAGAACTATTTCTATCCGGACCTGCCGCAGGGCTACCAGATTTCCCAGTTCAAGCAGCCGATCGTCGGTGAGGGCAAGATCCTGCTCGACATGCCCGACGAACAGGTGGAAATCGGCGTGGAACGCCTGCATCTTGAACAGGATGCGGGCAAGTCGCTGCACGACCAGCATCCAACCATGTCCTTCGTCGACCTGAACCGGTCCGGCGTGGCGCTGATGGAAATCGTCTCCAAGCCGGACCTGCGCTCGTCGGACGAGGCCAAGGCCTATCTGACCAAGCTGCGCACCATCCTGCGCTATCTGGGCACCTGCGACGGCAACATGGACCAGGGCTCCATGCGCGCCGACGTCAACGTCTCCGTACGTCGTCCGGGCGAAGGCTTCGGTACGCGCTGCGAGATCAAGAACGTCAATTCCATCCGCTTCGTCGGCCAGGCGATCGAATATGAGGCCCGTCGGCAGATGGGCATTCTGGAAGATGGCGGCTCGATCGACCAGGAGACCCGCCTGTTCGACGCGGTCAAGGGCGAGACCCGCTCCATGCGCTCCAAGGAAGAAGCGCACGACTACCGCTATTTCCCGGACCCGGACCTGCTCCCTCTTGAGTTTACGCAGGCCTATGTGGACGACCTCGCCAAGGACCTGCCGGAACTGCCGGATGAGAAGAAGGACCGGTTCGTCAACGACTACGGTCTTTCCGCCTATGACGCGGATATCCTCGTCGCCGAAAAAGCCTCCGCCGATTTCTTCGAGGAAGTCGCCAAGGGCCGTGATGCCAAGCTTGCAGCCAACTGGGTGATCAACGAACTGTTCGGCCGCTTGAACAAGGAAGGCCACGATTTCGATGACAGCCCGGTTTCAGCCGGCCAGCTCGGCGCGATCATTGACCTGATCAAGGCGGGCACCATCTCGGGCAAGATCGCCAAGGACCTGTTCGAGATCGTCTGGAGCGAAGGCGGAGACCCGGCGGAAATCGTCGAGACGCGCGGCATGAAGCAGGTGACGGACCTGGGTGCCATCGAAGCTGTCGTCGACGAGATCATCGCCGCCAACCCGGACAAGGTGGAACAGGCCAAGGAAAAGCCCGGTCTGCTCGGCTGGTTCGTCGGCCAGGTCATGAAAGCCTCCAAGGGCAAGGCCAACCCGCAGGCGGTCAACGATCTGCTGAAATCGAAGATCGGGCTGGAATAG
- a CDS encoding methyltransferase domain-containing protein gives MRAARVPQNTEFELDEQAYGKDPTADRETDLYRGEYIMSFVEKWDELIDWDARADSEGQFFIDILRARRKETVLDVASGTGFHSVRLTQSGFNVTSADGSAAMLAKAFENGQKRGMILKTVQADWRWLNRDIQGKYDAIICLGNSFTHLHEEKDRRRALAEFYAALKHDGILIIDQRNYDAMLDHGFSSKHKYYYAGDKVKAEPDYIDEGLARFKYSFPDGAEYTLNMCPIRKNYMRRLLSEAGFERVRTYGDFQETYAEEDPDFFIHIAEKSSLHLVRWGGAALEEGQTDIREVAESYYDSDDADTFYSTVWGGQDLHIGLYDTTKDIRAASDLTIEEMLKMLPKLEDGAAFLDIGAGYGGAMRKVLSRRGDREVDTAVCLNISEVQNDTNRHRNRQKGFADRIRVVHGAFEDIPEKPSSFDVVWSQDAILHSDQRQQVLSEVFRVLKPGGYFIFTDPMQADDADPAALQPVYDRLQLNSLGSMRFYREAAEALGFEIVEQREMTRQLRTHYARVREELLDNYKRLREDGASAEYLDKMAEGLQNWVTAADAGQLSWGIQLFRKPA, from the coding sequence ATGCGCGCAGCTCGTGTACCGCAAAACACAGAGTTTGAACTCGACGAACAGGCCTATGGGAAAGACCCCACGGCGGACCGCGAAACCGATCTCTACCGGGGCGAATACATCATGTCCTTCGTTGAGAAGTGGGACGAACTGATCGACTGGGACGCCCGCGCGGACAGCGAGGGTCAATTCTTTATCGACATCTTGCGGGCGCGCCGAAAGGAAACTGTGCTCGATGTGGCGTCGGGTACCGGCTTTCATTCGGTGCGCCTGACCCAATCCGGTTTCAACGTGACTTCTGCAGACGGGTCGGCGGCTATGCTCGCCAAGGCGTTCGAGAATGGGCAGAAGCGGGGCATGATTCTGAAGACCGTTCAGGCTGACTGGCGCTGGCTCAACCGGGACATCCAGGGCAAGTACGACGCCATCATCTGCCTCGGCAACTCCTTCACGCATCTGCACGAGGAAAAGGACCGCCGTCGGGCACTTGCCGAGTTCTACGCCGCCCTCAAGCATGATGGCATCCTGATCATCGACCAGCGCAACTACGATGCCATGCTCGACCATGGCTTCAGTTCCAAGCACAAGTATTACTATGCCGGAGACAAGGTGAAGGCGGAACCGGACTATATCGACGAAGGGCTCGCCCGGTTCAAATACAGCTTCCCAGACGGCGCCGAATACACGCTGAACATGTGCCCGATCCGCAAGAACTACATGCGCCGGCTTCTGTCGGAGGCCGGGTTCGAGCGGGTGCGGACCTACGGCGACTTCCAGGAAACCTACGCCGAGGAAGATCCGGACTTCTTCATTCATATTGCGGAGAAATCCAGCCTGCATCTGGTGCGCTGGGGCGGGGCGGCGCTTGAAGAGGGCCAGACGGACATCCGCGAAGTCGCCGAAAGTTATTACGACAGCGATGATGCGGATACGTTCTACAGCACCGTCTGGGGCGGACAGGATCTGCATATCGGCCTGTATGACACGACCAAGGATATTCGTGCTGCATCGGATCTGACCATCGAGGAGATGCTGAAGATGCTGCCGAAGCTGGAAGACGGAGCAGCCTTCCTGGACATTGGTGCGGGCTACGGTGGGGCCATGCGCAAGGTTCTGAGCCGACGGGGCGACCGGGAGGTCGATACGGCTGTCTGCCTGAACATCTCCGAAGTGCAGAACGACACCAACCGGCACCGCAATCGCCAGAAGGGCTTTGCCGACCGGATCCGGGTCGTGCACGGAGCGTTCGAGGATATTCCGGAAAAACCGTCGAGTTTCGACGTCGTCTGGAGCCAGGACGCGATCCTGCACTCCGACCAGCGCCAGCAGGTGCTTTCCGAAGTGTTCCGCGTTCTGAAGCCGGGCGGCTATTTCATCTTCACCGACCCGATGCAGGCCGACGATGCGGATCCGGCCGCGCTGCAACCGGTCTACGATCGCCTGCAACTCAACAGCCTTGGGTCAATGCGCTTCTACAGGGAAGCCGCCGAAGCGCTCGGGTTCGAAATCGTCGAACAGCGCGAAATGACCCGGCAGTTGCGGACCCATTATGCCCGCGTTCGCGAGGAGTTGCTCGACAACTACAAGCGGCTGCGTGAGGACGGGGCGTCGGCCGAATATCTCGACAAGATGGCCGAGGGTCTCCAGAACTGGGTTACTGCCGCGGATGCCGGCCAGCTTTCCTGGGGTATTCAGTTGTTCCGCAAGCCTGCGTAA
- the metK gene encoding methionine adenosyltransferase, producing MAQKSWLFTSESVSEGHPDKVCDRISDTILDAFLAQDPEARVACETLTTTNHVSIAGEVRGPEAVLKDVEGLVREAVRDIGYEQDGFHWNTLEVINRLHQQSSDIAMGVDEGDKGEEGAGDQGIMFGYACDETEELMPAPIQISHKILRLMAEARKSGAEPRLGPDSKSQVTLKYENGRPVGVDAVVVSTQHGENVDQETVREIVLPYVQKAFPEGWRAPQDRLYINPTGRFVIGGPDGDAGLTGRKIIVDTYGGAAPHGGGAFSGKDPTKVDRSAAYAARYLAKNVVASGLANRCLIQLAYAIGMPDPVAVYVDTQGTGKVDEAELARVLREMVRLTPRGIREQLGLLKPIYARTAAYGHFGRAPDADGGFGWERTDLADDLARHFGASRDAAE from the coding sequence ATGGCGCAGAAGTCCTGGCTCTTTACCAGTGAATCCGTTTCCGAAGGCCACCCGGACAAGGTGTGCGACCGCATTTCGGATACCATTCTTGATGCCTTTCTGGCGCAGGATCCGGAAGCGCGGGTCGCCTGCGAGACGCTGACCACCACCAACCACGTTTCCATCGCCGGCGAGGTCCGCGGTCCCGAAGCCGTTCTGAAGGACGTCGAAGGGCTGGTACGCGAGGCTGTGCGCGATATCGGCTACGAACAGGACGGCTTTCACTGGAACACGCTGGAGGTGATCAACCGGCTGCACCAACAGTCTTCCGATATCGCCATGGGCGTCGATGAAGGCGACAAGGGCGAGGAAGGTGCCGGCGATCAGGGCATCATGTTCGGTTACGCCTGCGATGAAACCGAAGAGCTGATGCCGGCTCCGATCCAGATTTCGCACAAGATCCTGCGGCTGATGGCCGAGGCGCGTAAATCCGGTGCGGAACCGCGTCTGGGACCGGACTCGAAAAGCCAGGTGACGTTGAAATACGAAAACGGCCGTCCGGTCGGCGTCGACGCGGTGGTGGTGTCCACCCAGCACGGCGAAAACGTGGACCAGGAGACCGTGCGCGAAATCGTGCTGCCCTATGTCCAGAAGGCGTTTCCGGAAGGATGGCGCGCGCCGCAGGACCGGCTTTACATCAACCCGACCGGCCGGTTCGTGATCGGCGGCCCGGATGGTGACGCCGGCCTGACCGGCCGCAAGATCATCGTCGACACCTACGGCGGCGCCGCCCCCCACGGCGGCGGCGCGTTTTCGGGCAAGGATCCAACCAAGGTGGACCGTTCCGCGGCCTATGCCGCCCGATATCTTGCCAAGAACGTGGTGGCATCAGGTCTTGCAAATCGCTGCCTGATCCAGCTCGCCTATGCGATTGGCATGCCCGATCCGGTCGCCGTCTATGTGGATACTCAAGGCACCGGCAAGGTGGACGAGGCGGAGCTCGCCCGGGTGTTGCGCGAAATGGTGCGCCTGACCCCGCGCGGTATCCGCGAGCAGCTCGGCCTGCTGAAGCCGATCTACGCCCGCACGGCAGCCTACGGCCATTTCGGCCGGGCACCTGACGCCGACGGCGGCTTTGGCTGGGAACGCACCGACCTTGCCGATGATCTCGCCCGCCACTTCGGCGCTTCGCGGGACGCGGCCGAATAA
- a CDS encoding GNAT family N-acetyltransferase, producing MIPEIRIEKARPEHLAEILALLIAGAAGARVGQETRKVEDYRDAFEAMLAAPEMDVYVALDGDEVVGTYQIHFMKGLAFQGRSRVELESVHTREGRRGQGIGARMMAHAEELARAANAGLIQLTSNRVRTDVHRFYERLGFNQSHLGFKKML from the coding sequence ATGATCCCCGAAATCCGTATCGAAAAAGCGCGGCCGGAGCATCTGGCCGAAATCCTGGCGCTTCTGATTGCCGGTGCCGCCGGCGCCCGTGTCGGTCAGGAGACGAGGAAGGTGGAGGACTATCGGGATGCCTTCGAGGCGATGCTGGCCGCGCCGGAGATGGATGTCTATGTGGCGCTCGACGGGGATGAGGTGGTTGGTACCTACCAGATCCATTTCATGAAGGGGCTGGCTTTCCAGGGTCGCTCGCGGGTGGAGCTTGAAAGCGTGCATACCCGCGAAGGCCGTCGCGGGCAGGGGATTGGCGCCAGGATGATGGCGCATGCGGAAGAACTCGCCCGGGCCGCAAATGCGGGGCTCATCCAGTTGACGTCCAACAGGGTCCGAACCGACGTGCACCGGTTCTATGAGCGGCTCGGCTTCAACCAGAGTCATTTGGGGTTCAAGAAGATGTTATGA
- a CDS encoding glutathione S-transferase N-terminal domain-containing protein, with the protein MAATQTKPIELYYWPTPNGWKISIMLEELGVPYDLKLINIGKGDQFEPDFLKIAPNNRMPAIIDPEGPGGEPISVFESGAILQYLGRKFGKFYPADERKRVETEEWLMWQMGGFGPMLGQNHHFRVYAPEKLPYAMDRYLNETHRLYRVLNTRLEGRDYVAAGEYTIADMAIIGWAQGWERQGMDLADFPNVKAWKDLLDARPAVQKGLAVGKEEREKLQLADDKQAQSVLFGQR; encoded by the coding sequence ATGGCTGCCACGCAGACGAAGCCGATTGAACTTTACTACTGGCCGACGCCGAACGGCTGGAAGATCTCCATTATGCTGGAGGAATTGGGGGTTCCCTATGACCTGAAGCTGATCAATATCGGCAAGGGCGACCAGTTCGAACCCGATTTCCTGAAAATCGCACCGAACAACCGCATGCCGGCGATCATCGATCCGGAAGGTCCGGGTGGCGAGCCGATCTCGGTGTTCGAATCCGGTGCGATCCTGCAGTATCTCGGCCGCAAGTTCGGCAAGTTCTATCCGGCTGACGAGCGCAAGCGGGTTGAAACGGAAGAATGGCTGATGTGGCAGATGGGCGGTTTCGGCCCGATGCTCGGCCAGAATCACCATTTCCGCGTCTATGCGCCGGAAAAGCTGCCCTACGCCATGGACCGGTACCTGAACGAAACCCACCGACTCTATCGGGTGCTGAACACGCGTCTGGAAGGACGCGACTATGTGGCGGCCGGCGAATACACCATCGCCGACATGGCCATCATCGGCTGGGCGCAGGGATGGGAACGGCAGGGGATGGACCTCGCGGACTTTCCCAATGTGAAGGCCTGGAAAGACCTCCTGGATGCCCGCCCGGCGGTGCAGAAAGGCCTCGCGGTCGGCAAGGAAGAGCGCGAAAAGCTGCAGCTCGCCGACGACAAGCAGGCCCAGAGCGTCCTGTTCGGGCAGCGGTAG
- a CDS encoding LysR substrate-binding domain-containing protein translates to MGKLRNLDLNLLVVFENIYTAGNITHAARKLGLTQPTISNALSRLRETLEDPLFTRSTVGVTPTSRAMQMIGPVREALMLINDGVLHPAAFDPATTRRHFRVAIADYLEPVLIPPIIRQIQSFRSVSLEALPLSTTHIAEGLNNGSLDIAITAHMHGISEVSCREIGAAGIVVIARKDHPRVSNPITAAQFGSLGHIALIAPLRRMTKIDEQLNRAGIERHIVYEASKMWSFPYIVSHTDLIGLLPGDFARIAEGIYPITCHPVPFDLPEQHSFITWKKGRENDPAVRWLISRLSESAPGG, encoded by the coding sequence ATGGGGAAGCTGCGTAACCTGGATCTGAATTTACTCGTAGTATTCGAAAATATCTATACGGCAGGAAATATCACGCATGCGGCACGGAAACTGGGCCTCACCCAGCCAACCATATCCAACGCGCTTTCGCGGCTGAGGGAAACACTTGAGGATCCGCTTTTTACACGTTCAACCGTCGGCGTGACGCCGACATCCAGGGCGATGCAGATGATCGGGCCTGTTCGCGAGGCGCTCATGCTCATCAATGATGGCGTCCTCCATCCCGCCGCGTTCGATCCGGCCACCACCAGGCGCCACTTCCGGGTCGCGATCGCCGATTATCTGGAACCGGTGCTCATCCCGCCGATCATCAGGCAGATCCAGAGTTTCCGTTCCGTATCGCTGGAGGCGTTGCCGCTGTCCACGACCCATATCGCAGAAGGACTGAACAACGGCAGTCTGGACATCGCCATCACTGCACACATGCATGGCATCAGCGAAGTCTCGTGCCGTGAAATCGGGGCGGCAGGGATCGTCGTCATTGCGCGCAAGGATCACCCCAGGGTCAGCAACCCGATCACGGCCGCTCAATTCGGGAGCCTTGGACATATCGCATTGATCGCCCCGCTCCGGCGGATGACCAAGATCGACGAACAACTGAACCGAGCGGGGATCGAACGGCATATCGTTTACGAGGCATCCAAGATGTGGTCGTTTCCCTATATCGTTTCCCATACAGACCTGATCGGACTGCTCCCAGGCGATTTCGCGCGCATCGCCGAAGGTATCTATCCGATTACATGCCATCCGGTTCCCTTCGACCTTCCCGAGCAGCATTCCTTCATCACATGGAAAAAGGGTCGGGAAAACGACCCGGCCGTCCGATGGCTGATTTCAAGGCTTTCGGAGTCCGCTCCGGGTGGGTGA